A region from the Ammospiza nelsoni isolate bAmmNel1 chromosome 1, bAmmNel1.pri, whole genome shotgun sequence genome encodes:
- the LOC132070087 gene encoding proline-rich protein 36-like, whose amino-acid sequence MMEKSSRPVELARASWTLSKGGWEWPLKPAPASQTPPSETGAAPVSEVSSTALLEPSLQEIPSPPLQEVPPAVSPASLPPQEPASEKAEETALPSIDLLLSNGDAPLSLPAPLLSVCTATATATAPPQRTPESAAENGVEPAGPSKQPAADPTQLGLPSTGREKVCTCVPYLGQLGMEKLGAKGGNA is encoded by the exons atgatggaaaagagcagcagacctgtggagctggccagagcaagctggactctttcaaaag ggggatgggagtggccgctcaagccagcgccggcctctcagactccgccttcagaaacgggggcggcaccggtctccgaggtttcctccacggccctgctagagccgtcactccaggagatcccgtctccgcctctccaggaggtcccgcccgcggtttcaccggcctccctgcccccgcaagAGCCTGCGTCGGAGAAGgccgaagagacagcacttccgtcgattgacctgttgctaagcaacggcGACGCTCCgctgtctctcccagctccGCTGCTGTCTGTTTGCACTGCGACGGCGACTGCGACTGCGCCTCCGCAGaggaccccagagtcagcagcagaaaacggagttgaACCTGCAGGACCCTCGAagcagcccgcggctgatcccac ACAGCTGGGGTTGCCTAGCACAGGTAGAGAGAAGGTGTGCACATGTGTCCCTtacctggggcagctgggaatggaaaagcttggtgcTAAAGGTGGCAACGCCTGA